The nucleotide sequence TCTGACCCAGTCGTCCTGCACGCGACGGATGTCGGAGTCCTCCATGGCTTTCGCGGTCGCGAGGATGTCGAAGTCGCTCGGGAACTGGGATGGGGCGATCGCCGGCCACCGGGATTCGTGGCGCCAGGCGTACCCGCCGAGGTGGGTGAGTTCGATGCCCGCAAGCGCTCCGTGCTTGTGAACGGCGTCGACCATCAGCGAGAGCGCACGACCGTCGTCGGTGTCCCACAGTCGTGCGGATGCTGACGGAGATTCGTCCGCGTCCGGGCTGATCGGTGCATACTCGGTGCACACGACGCCCCACCCTCCCTCCGCCTTCATTCCTCTGAAGGCTGCCTGGGACAGTGGCTTGTCTGAACCCATCCCTGCGCTGTGGGGAACGGCGTAGAAGCGGTTCGGGGCGGTCTTGGGTCCGATCCGGACCGGCTCGAAGAGTACGTCGTGTCGAGGGTCGCGAGTCATCAGTTCACCTTTCTTTCGGTGCGCGCGGTTTCGCGGGCGAGCAGCCTTCGTCGATCAGGAGGTCGGGTGCGGCAGCTGCATGTACACAAGTCGCGATGGACGGTCGGGTGAGGTGAGGAGCTGCTGTCTGCTCACCGAAGAGGTCTGCGTCAGCCACCGGTTGCCGTCGACACCTGGATCGTGGAGAAAGGTCGGGCTTTCACTGCTCGCGACGTGCATGCGGAGGCGGTGACCTGGTTGCAGACGATAGGCGATGTGTCCGAGCTCCATCGAGGTCGTCACGGCCGACTCGTTGACGCGGGAGACGGTGATCTGGTCACTCAGGAGGCGACGTGCGGTTCCATCGGGTTCCACGTCGAAGAGTTTGACGAAGACATCCATTGACGGCCGGGACGAGGCGACCGTGAGCTCCAACTCGACGGGGCCCACGATGTCGACGGCATGCTCGGCGACGGGGCCGTCGAAAGCCAGCACATCCTGTCGACGTCCCGTGTCTGATTCGTCGGGCCACGTCTCGAGGATGGCCAGAGAGTCGCCGATGTCGGGGACGGGCTTGCGCGGGTCATGGTTCCAGCGCCCGACGGACGCCTGTGTGGGTGGGTGTGGGGTGAGCAGCCCGACATCTTCCCGAGACTGTTCAAGGCCGTCGAGGAAGAGCTCCGCCTGGACTGCCTCGCGCGGTGGCCACTGATCGCCGTCGAAATCGCCGACGTGGCCGAGGGTCCATCGCACCCGAGGGAGGGTATCCGGTGACGCAGTGCCGGCTAGGTAGACGTCGAAGAAATCGAGGGCTGGACCGAGGTAGCGGGGCAGCAATCGCGCCAATGCCTCGTCGTCGGTCCCGTGATCGTTGCCATCGCGGGCCGGCGCGTCCGAGAGCTGGTAGTTCTCATGGTCGGTGGCGTCCGCGCTCAGGTGCTGCAGAGGCGCCCATGCCGGGTGAGCCGTGAGCTTCAGATAGGTTTCCATCCCCGCCTTCGCGACCGGGTCGAACCATCCCAAGACGTGCAGTGTTGGTACTGCACGATGCTGAACGGGATGACCATCGGGGAATGGGAACCGGGACACTGCGCGAGGGAACACGGAGTCGAACGCGGATGACCGCTTGCCGATCCGGGTGAAGAACTCCTCGAACGCGGCCATTGGCGGGTCCGAGAGCTCCATGGGCGGCATGTGCTCGTCGTTGTCGAGCCAGTACCCGGCCAGGTACCTGGCCCAGGCAGCGGACGGTGGCCGGCCGATGCCGTCGTCCCGAGCAGGGTTGGGCCCGCTTGCACCGGTGCCCGTCTGCTGCGCCTCGGCATCCTGGTCTTCGTCAGTCGGAATCCTCAGCGAAGACATCCTTGGAACGATGGCGCGCAGCGCTTCATGACCGCTGGCGAGGGCAGCCCACTGGGTGTAGGCGTAATAGGAGTCGCCGAACATGCCGACCGCCCCGTTGGACCACCCAGAGCGGACGATCCACTCCAGCGTGTCGTAACCGTCCGGCACCTCGTGAACGATGTGGTCGGTAGACCCTTCGGATTCTCCCTTGCCTCTGACGTCCTGGACCACGAACGCGTAGCCGCGGTCGTTGAACCACGGCGCGCACTGCGGCATGAAGGTGTAGCGGTCGCGCTTGCCGTACGGCAGTCTTACCAGGACCGTCGGGCCTCGGTCCCAGCCATCGGGCAGGTACACGTCCGTTGCCAGCCTGACGCCGTCGCGCATGCGAACAGTCGTGGAGATGGGTTCACCGACGGGCAGCATCACTGCGCCTCCGCGACAGGATTCCGGGGCGTGAAGATACCCACGCGCGACTCGACTGCGGCGGCCGCGGCCAGCGCACGGTCCTCCTGGAATCGCCATCCAGCGATCTGCACGGCCTGCGGCATGCCGCTGGCGCCCACGCCGACGGGGAGGGTAGCGGTGGCGAGCCCCAACAGGCTTCCGGCCAAGTTGAGGGTGTACCGGTCGCGCAGTGCGACGACCGCCGCCTCCACGTCGCCGGTGCGATCGTAGGAGACGTCCCACGCAATCCCCGTATCGACAGGTCCAAGGATGAGCGGAGCAGACGACATCAGCTGCGACCACTCGGCGGCGATCCACGCGCGCTCCGCGATAGCGAGCACGTAGCCGCGCGTGTCGAGCACGTTACTGGTGCTGATGCTGGACTTCACCCACCGCTGCGCGTCCTCGCCGAACAGCTCGAGGAAGTCAGAAGTGAGCAGCGCGCTGAGTTCCGTCGCCACGATGTCTCGCCACAGCTCCGCCGCACGCTGAAGTGATGGCACCTCGCCTTCACGCACCGTGTACCCGGCGTCGCGAAGCGCGTCCGCAGCCACCTCCAGACCCTGGAGAACCTCCGGATCGGGTTCCGAGCCGGCGGTGTCGCGCAACAACACGACTTCGCAGGGATCCACGGGGCCCCGGGGTGCGTCTTCCCAGAACGGGTCCCGGGCATCCTCTTGACGGAGCACGTCGAACGCCAGCTGGACGTCGCGCACGGAGCGCGCGATCGGTCCGTCGGTGTAGAAGAACATCACGCCCATCCCGCGGTCCTCTGGCGACTCGGGGGCGTACGGGATTCGACCGGGCGTCGGACGCAACCCCACCACGCCGTTGTACGCGGCCGGAAGCCGTATCGAGCCGCCGAAGTCATTGCCCAGTCCGATGGGCGTCATGCCGGTCGCAACGGCCGCGGCGTCGCCCCCGCTGGACCCACCCGGGGTTCTGGTGGGGTCCCACGGATTGCGCGTGGGACCGTACAGCGGATTGTCCGTGTTCCACCGCATTCCGAGATCGGGCATGTTGGTGCGCCCGTGGAAGATCGCGCCCGCCCGCCGCAGAAGGCCGACCGGCGGGGAGTCTTCATCCGCCAGGTTGTCGGCGAATGCCGCGTTGCTTTCGTCAGTCACCTGGCCACGAACACCGAGATTCGTTTTCACCGTGACGGGAACGCCGTGCAACGGGCCAACGTGCTCTCCGGCGGCCAAGGCCGCGTCGGCGTCTTCCGCTGCCTCGAGGGCGTCGTCTTCCAACTCCCGCACAACGGCGTTGGTGATGGGGTTGACTGCTCTGATGCGGTCCAGGTGTGATTGCACGACTTCACGTGCGGTGACGCGGCCTTCACGGATCGCTGCGGCTTGATCGGTTGCGTCCAGGCGCCAAAGTTCGTCTATCGACATCGGGATTTCCTTCTGGCCACCAATGTGGCTCGGATGCTGGCGAGGGTGGTCAGGAGGTCGCCCCGAGCAGGGCAGCCCAGGGATAGCTCACGTAGGCCTGGGTTGCGGGGACGCCCGTCAGACCGTCACGCAGGTACAGACGCTCGTACTGGGTGGCCACCGGCACGGTGAGGAATGCGTCCTGCCAGATGTCCTGCCCAGCGATGTAGCTCTGCGCGGACTGCTCGGGGTCGGTTGCCGTCAGCGCATCGTGAAGCTTCGCGGTAGCGTCGGGGTCGTCGTAACCGATGAAGTTGACGAGACCGTCAGGATTGACGAACGTGCCGGTGTAGCTCAGGAAGATGGGCGTCTCGTAGTAGCCCGAGGTCGCGAGGAGGTCGACATCCTTACGGGCGTCCGGGTTGAAGAAGAGATCGAAGATCTGCGTGTCCTGCAACTGCTCGATCGTCATGTCCAGGCCGATCTCGGTTCCCGCTGCCTGCATCAGGGTCGCAGCGGCCAGTGCAGTCTGGTCTCCAGCGGTGATGGCGATGGTGAGCGAGGTGTCTGAGAGGTCCGCTTCCTCGATCAGCTTGGTCGCGGCGTCGATGTCGGGTGCGGCGTTCCCAGGCAGCTTGTCGTAGGCAGACAAGAGCGCGGCGCTGGCGGGGTTGCCGGCGAACGCGAACGGGGGGACGAATCCCTTCATCGGCGCGCCCGCTCCGCCGAGCACACGGTCAACGAAGCTTGACTTGTCCATCGCGAGGTTGAGTGCCTGACGGACACGGACGTCGCTGGCGGGGCCGCTGGAGTCCACGGGTCCGAAGAGGAAGTACTGCGTGCTGTTTCCGAAGTACAACGTGCCCTCCCCTTTGGAGAGCGCGTTGATGCCTGCCGGAGGCACCGCGTATGCGCCGTCCAGGTCACCGCTGAGGAGGGCGCTGGTCAGCGTGTTGTTGTTCACGATCGCATCGAAGTGGATGGTGCTGGTGTGCGGCGTGAGATCGGTGTTCCAGTAGTCGTCGTTGGCGACGATCTCGATTCCCTGTCCGGACGTCCACTGCCCGAGCTCGTATGGCCCCGTGCACTGGAGTCCGCCTGCGGGGGTGCCGTAGTCCGCTCCCGCAGCTTCGACCGCACTCCTCTGACTGACTGCGCCACTGAGCCCGGCCAGGATGGCGAGGATGTCTGCGTTCGGTTCGCTCAGGGTGACCGTGACATCAAGTGGGCCGGTTGCTTCGATCGACTGAACGGGGGCGTACTGGTAGCCGTTCACGGCGCCGGAGGCGGGATCGAGGTTCCTGTTGAGGCTGAAGGCGACGTCATCCGCGGTGAGCGCCTGGCCGTTCCAGAAGTGAACGTCCGGTCGGATGTGGAAGACGTAGACCTCCGGGGACGGCTGGTCGTATGACTCGGCGAGCCCGAGATCGACAGAGAAGTCGGGCTGGACTTGCATGAGTCCTTCGCAGAGGTTGCTCACAACCGTGTTCTGCCCGATGGTGCCCACCAAGATCGGGTCGAGCGTGGTGGGTTCGTTGCCGGAAAGCCCCCAGGTGACCGAGTCCACGTCGCCGGTGGCCTCGGGGGTGAGCACGGTCAGATCGGTGGGTGTGGAAGTGGGTGAGGGCTGGGGCGATGCTGCGCAGCCCGTGAGAGCGACTGCGAGGATGGCGATCGGCACCGCAGCGGCGCCGTGTTGGCGAATGTTCATGAAACTCTCCTGATGGGGCGTCGGCTAACCGCCAGGCGGATAGCGAAGGGGGAATGCTGGGCTTCTTTGCTGCCTCCGTGCGGCGCTGCACGGAAGTCGACCTATCGGGTTCGCGGGACCTTAGGTCGACGCGAGTATCGGGATCGCGTCACACCCCCTCTCGGGACGCCGCGATGACATGCCTGCGAGGAATCCAACCGGGACGTGGAACGGAATCGATGAGCCGCTTGGTGTAGGGATGCTGCGGATCGCGGAGCACCTCATGAACAGGGCCCCGCTCGACGATGGAGCCTTGAAGCATGACCACGACGTCGTCACACACTTCCTCGACGACGGCGAGGTCATGACTGATGAACAGAAGGGCGATGCCCTGTTCCGTGCGGATCCGCGCCAACAGATTGAGGATCTGCGCCTGAATCGAGACGTCGAGTGCTGCGACGGCCTCGTCGAGCACGAGCACCTGCGGCTGCGCGGCAAGGGATTTGGCGATCGCGACCCGTTGGCGCTCACCCCCGGACATCCCGCGAGGTGTCACGGCCAGGTGTCGTTCATCCAGTCCCACATCGCGGACAAGCGACCTCACGCGCGCGTGAAGTTCCTTCGTGCCGAGGCTGAAGTGCAGCTTCACGCACTCTGCAAGGGCGGCCTCTACGGTTTGCCTGGGATCCAGAGAACTGTACGGGTCTTGGAACACCATCTGGATCTGCCGTGCCCTACGTCGCCGCCCGGGGCCTTCGCCGTCCGGGACCCCGGCCAGGTCGATCGTTCCGGCTGTCGGTCGTTCAAGACCCATCACCATGCGCGCGCACGTGGACTTTCCAGACCCGGACTCGCCAACAATCGCCAACGATCCGCCGGCGGCGAGCTCGAACGACACATCGTCGACCGCGACGAACGTCTCCTTGCCGACGCGGGTAGATGACAGGACGCGAAACTCCTTGCGCAGGTGCCTCGCAGTGAGCACGGTCGTCTCGTTCATTCCTCCTCCTTGGATCGTCGCTGGTCTGGCGCGGCTTCCTGGATCGGAAGGACGGGATGATGGCACGCTGCGACGGAGACGCCTTGGCTCCGCAGCGCAGGACGTTCGACACGGCAGACCTCCGTCGCGCGGGGGCATCGTGGATGGAACGGGCAGCCTGACGGAGCTTGGAATGCCGCGACCGGCTGGCCGGGGATGGGTTGAGAGCGCGCTGCCGTGGAGCCGATGCCGGGTCTCGCTGCCAGGAGGGCTTTGGTGTAGGGGTGCGTGGCGGAGCTGTGAAGGCCTCGGGCAGGCAGGGTCTCCACTATCGACCCTGCGTACATGACGGCGATACGATCGCAGCCGGCTGCTGCCAGGTCGAGATCGTGGGTCACGAAGATCATCGCCAAGCCTCGACGTTGACGCTGTTCGTTGAGGATCGCCATGACCTCCTCCTGCGTCGTGACATCCAGTGCAGTCGTCGGTTCATCTGCCAGGAGTAGACGGGGCTCGGACACGAGAGCTTGGGAGATCATGACGCGCTGAAGCAGTCCCCCCGA is from Microbacterium sp. LWH3-1.2 and encodes:
- a CDS encoding CocE/NonD family hydrolase; amino-acid sequence: MRDGVRLATDVYLPDGWDRGPTVLVRLPYGKRDRYTFMPQCAPWFNDRGYAFVVQDVRGKGESEGSTDHIVHEVPDGYDTLEWIVRSGWSNGAVGMFGDSYYAYTQWAALASGHEALRAIVPRMSSLRIPTDEDQDAEAQQTGTGASGPNPARDDGIGRPPSAAWARYLAGYWLDNDEHMPPMELSDPPMAAFEEFFTRIGKRSSAFDSVFPRAVSRFPFPDGHPVQHRAVPTLHVLGWFDPVAKAGMETYLKLTAHPAWAPLQHLSADATDHENYQLSDAPARDGNDHGTDDEALARLLPRYLGPALDFFDVYLAGTASPDTLPRVRWTLGHVGDFDGDQWPPREAVQAELFLDGLEQSREDVGLLTPHPPTQASVGRWNHDPRKPVPDIGDSLAILETWPDESDTGRRQDVLAFDGPVAEHAVDIVGPVELELTVASSRPSMDVFVKLFDVEPDGTARRLLSDQITVSRVNESAVTTSMELGHIAYRLQPGHRLRMHVASSESPTFLHDPGVDGNRWLTQTSSVSRQQLLTSPDRPSRLVYMQLPHPTS
- a CDS encoding amidase, yielding MSIDELWRLDATDQAAAIREGRVTAREVVQSHLDRIRAVNPITNAVVRELEDDALEAAEDADAALAAGEHVGPLHGVPVTVKTNLGVRGQVTDESNAAFADNLADEDSPPVGLLRRAGAIFHGRTNMPDLGMRWNTDNPLYGPTRNPWDPTRTPGGSSGGDAAAVATGMTPIGLGNDFGGSIRLPAAYNGVVGLRPTPGRIPYAPESPEDRGMGVMFFYTDGPIARSVRDVQLAFDVLRQEDARDPFWEDAPRGPVDPCEVVLLRDTAGSEPDPEVLQGLEVAADALRDAGYTVREGEVPSLQRAAELWRDIVATELSALLTSDFLELFGEDAQRWVKSSISTSNVLDTRGYVLAIAERAWIAAEWSQLMSSAPLILGPVDTGIAWDVSYDRTGDVEAAVVALRDRYTLNLAGSLLGLATATLPVGVGASGMPQAVQIAGWRFQEDRALAAAAAVESRVGIFTPRNPVAEAQ
- a CDS encoding ABC transporter ATP-binding protein, with translation MNETTVLTARHLRKEFRVLSSTRVGKETFVAVDDVSFELAAGGSLAIVGESGSGKSTCARMVMGLERPTAGTIDLAGVPDGEGPGRRRRARQIQMVFQDPYSSLDPRQTVEAALAECVKLHFSLGTKELHARVRSLVRDVGLDERHLAVTPRGMSGGERQRVAIAKSLAAQPQVLVLDEAVAALDVSIQAQILNLLARIRTEQGIALLFISHDLAVVEEVCDDVVVMLQGSIVERGPVHEVLRDPQHPYTKRLIDSVPRPGWIPRRHVIAASREGV
- a CDS encoding ABC transporter ATP-binding protein — translated: MTLLEIDSIGISVTVGGEGRVIVRDVSLAVEHGESLSLVGESGSGKSMTLKAILGLLPSTATVTGMIRFDGVDVLGLRGRELRAFLSRDVASVFQNPQASINPLARIGDFVCESLIAARGLSRRAAYDRAVATLESVGVSDAARRMNQYPHELSGGLLQRVMISQALVSEPRLLLADEPTTALDVTTQEEVMAILNEQRQRRGLAMIFVTHDLDLAAAGCDRIAVMYAGSIVETLPARGLHSSATHPYTKALLAARPGIGSTAARSQPIPGQPVAAFQAPSGCPFHPRCPRATEVCRVERPALRSQGVSVAACHHPVLPIQEAAPDQRRSKEEE
- a CDS encoding ABC transporter substrate-binding protein translates to MNIRQHGAAAVPIAILAVALTGCAASPQPSPTSTPTDLTVLTPEATGDVDSVTWGLSGNEPTTLDPILVGTIGQNTVVSNLCEGLMQVQPDFSVDLGLAESYDQPSPEVYVFHIRPDVHFWNGQALTADDVAFSLNRNLDPASGAVNGYQYAPVQSIEATGPLDVTVTLSEPNADILAILAGLSGAVSQRSAVEAAGADYGTPAGGLQCTGPYELGQWTSGQGIEIVANDDYWNTDLTPHTSTIHFDAIVNNNTLTSALLSGDLDGAYAVPPAGINALSKGEGTLYFGNSTQYFLFGPVDSSGPASDVRVRQALNLAMDKSSFVDRVLGGAGAPMKGFVPPFAFAGNPASAALLSAYDKLPGNAAPDIDAATKLIEEADLSDTSLTIAITAGDQTALAAATLMQAAGTEIGLDMTIEQLQDTQIFDLFFNPDARKDVDLLATSGYYETPIFLSYTGTFVNPDGLVNFIGYDDPDATAKLHDALTATDPEQSAQSYIAGQDIWQDAFLTVPVATQYERLYLRDGLTGVPATQAYVSYPWAALLGATS